Part of the bacterium genome is shown below.
ATTTTCTCGCCGAGCGCGAGGGCGATGATGGCGCCCGCGAAGAAGGCGCCGACGATCCCCGCCCCCCAGAGGAGGAGCCAGAGGACCCACCCCATAAACTCGCCGCTCAGGAGTTTTCCCCCCGGAACCCCGGCTGCACCCATGTTCTCCCCTCCCCTGTTTCACTTCGACGACTTCACTTCGATGACTTCACTTCGACTTCGACGCGCTGGACGGCGTTGTTGATCATCCCCTCGACGTTCCACTCGGGATCGAGCGGCTGCATCTCCCCGGTCTCATCCGTGGCGCGGCAGATCAGGGTGTGGCGGCCAGGGGCGGCGTTCCACTTGAAGAACCAGGGGGCCCAGGCGTGCGGGGAGCGGGCCGCGCCGAGCCCGGCGGCCTGCCAGCTCGCGCCGCCGTCGGTGCTGACCTCGACGCGGATGATGCGCGCCCGACCGGACCAGGCTTTTCCCTCGATGTGGACCTCGCCCGCATCGCAGATGCGCCCGCCCGCGCTCATGTAGACGGGGATGCCGGGCGGGGCCATGAGGGCGCGGGGCTTCATGAGGGTGATGCGCGCGCCGGGGGCGTCTGCGCTCTTGGAGGCGACGTAGGCGACATCCATCTGGTAGCCGTGGAAGGGCTCGCCGATGGCCTCGATGCGGCCGAGCCACTTGACGTTGGCCATGCCGTACCAGCCGGGAACCACGAGGCGGAGCGGAGCGCCGTGGGCCGCGGGGAGGGGCTGCCCGTTCATCTCCCAGGCGAGGAGGGAGGCCTCTCCCATGGCCTCTTTCACCGGGAGGCTCCGCTGGTAGAACTGCCGCTCGCCGCCCTGGACGCCCTCATCGAGGCCGGTGAAGAGGATCTCGGGGGCCCCGGCCTTGACGCCTGCAGCCTCCAGCACCGCGCGAAGGCGCACACCCCGCCATTCGGCGCAGCCGACCCCGCCGTGGAACCAGGGCTGGGAGAGGCGGCGCGGCGCCATGTGCGCCCTTCCGTTTCCGGCGCACTCGAAGACGGCGGCGTAGGCCGCGGCGGGCATCCCGCGGAGGGCATCGAGCGACAAGGAGAGCGGCTTTTCGACGAGACCGCCGACCTCGAGCCGCCAGGCGGCCGGATCGGGCTGGGGGACGTCGTAGTGGTGGAGGACGTAGTGCATCCCGGCGGGGGTGATGGGCTTTTCCAGCGCTTCGAGGGGCAGCGCGCTGTTGCGCGAGGCGGAGAAGACCTCCTCGCGGTAGAAGCGGTCGTCCTCTGCGTGCAGGCGCCCGTCCCCCACGGTGGGCAGGCTTCGCTTTTCTCTTCCGGACATATTTTCTCCCGAAACCATGTTTTGAAACCATGCTCCCGAAACCATGAATTTTGGCTACTTTACCAGAAAGCGGGCGGGCGGGCCGATGAAGGAGGACACCATCCAACCCCCGAGAACGAGAACCGCGCGCCCGATCAGGAGCATCCGGGCCTTGCCGCTCATCCCAGGGGTTTTACCTGCAGCGTGAGGACGGTCTCGACGGGTGCGTCCGAGGTGAGGTCGGGCACGTTGATGGCGGCGCGGGCGTGGCGGCCACGCTCCTCGCCGAGCACCTCGACGAGCAGGTCCGAAGCGCCGTTCACCACCCAGGGGGCCTTCGTGAAGCCGGGGGCGCCGTTCACATAGCCGATGAGGCGCACGGCGCGCACGATGCGGTCCAGATCGCCGAGGACCGCCTTCGCCATCGCCAGATGGTTGAGGGTGCACAGGCGGGCCGACGCGTAGCCCTCCTCGACGGTGAGCGCGGCGCCGAGCTTTCCCTTGTGGACGAGCTTGTCCCCGATCTTGCCGATCGTCCCCGAGAGGAAGAGCACCTCGCCCACCACGACGCCGGGGATGTAGTTCGCCACCGCCACGGGCACGGGCGGAAGCTCGAGGCCCAGCTCCTTCAGGCGCGCTTCGATGTCCATGGCTGTACTCCGAAACCAAAGAAAGAAAGAGGCTTCGCGTTTTTTACTCGTGCAGGAGGCTACTCGTACAGGAGGCAGCTCACGAAATGACCGGGCTTCACCTCGCGCAGCTCGGGCTCCACGGTGCGGCACTGGTCCATCACCTTGGTGCACCGCGGGTTGAAAGAGCATCCCTCGGGAAGCCGGTGCAGGCTCGGCACCATGCCGGGGATTTCCTCGAGCCGACCCTTGCGCCCCTTCTCATCGTGCCGGGTCCGAAGCTTCGGGATCGAGTTGAGCAGCCCGACCGTATAGGGATGAAGCGGATTCCCGAACAACTCCTCGGCCGATGCCTCCTCGACCACCTTGCCGGCGTACATGACGACGATCCGGTGGCAGGATTCGGCCACCAGGCCGAGGTCGTGGGTGATCAGGATGATGGCGGTGCCGAGATCCTCCTTGAGCTTCCCCATCAGTTCCATGATCTGCGCCTGAATCGTCACGTCGAGGGCCGTCGTCGGCTCATCGGCGATCAGAATCTGGGGATTGCACGAGAGCGCCATGGCGATCATGGCCCGCTGGCGCATGCCGCCCGAGAGCTGGTGGGGATACTCCCTCACCCGCTGGCGCGGAAGGGGGATGCCCACCAGGTCGAGCATCTCGGCCGCCTTGTCCATCGCCGCCTGCTTCCGGAGGCCCTGATGCAGCATGACCGCCTCGGCAATCTGGTAGCCGATGGTGAAGACCGGATTCAGGCTGGTCATCGGCTCCTGGAAGATCATCGAGATTTTGTTTCCGCGGATTTTGGAAAGCTTCGAAACGGGGAGTTTCGTCAGGTCGCGGCCCTCGAACCAGATGCCTCCGCCCGTGATGCGCCCCGGCGGCTGCGGGATGAGGGCGAGGATGGAAAGGGCGGAAACCGTCTTTCCGCAGCCGGATTCTCCGACAATGCCGATGGTTTCGCCCTCGCGCAGGGAGTAGCTCATCCCGTCCACTGCCCGGACCACACCTTCGGGGGTGTGAAAATGCGTCCGCAGATCCCGCACCTCAAGAATCGTTTTCGTGCCAACTTCCAGAGCCGGGGGCATATCGCCAGTCTCCATGTCGAAAGGGCGTATCCGTTTTTCGGTGAACGGCACCCATTATAGAAAGGGAGGGAAAGCCGTGTCCACTGCCCCGGCGCGGTCATTTTGGGCCCGGTTGTCCTCTTCGGCTCCCGGTGTCATATTCCAATAGGGACCTTGTCGTTTATCGTATCCCTTTTTCTGAGGATATCCGATGCGGAAAAAGCATTCCGCCTTTTTTCTGCTGCTCGCCTTTGCCGCGGCCACAGGGTGCGGCACGCGCCCGGGCCAGGGCCCGGAGGCCATTTTGCGGAGCTTCGCCCCCCCAAGCGGAGTGCAAGCGGAGGCATCGCCCGCCCTGACGAGCCGCACCATCCGGCGAATCGCCATCCTGCCCTTCCGCAACGAATCGGGCGTCGAGGGGGCGGGTCAGACGGTCGCCACCATCTTCTACGAGGGAATCTCCGCCTCGCCGCGCTATGAGGTCGAGCCCCCGCCGCGCCTTGATCGCCAGGACGGATTCAACTTCGAATTCCGCCTCCGGGGGGGAAGAGAGGCGGACGTGCGCAACGAGGAGGCCGACGCCGAGTGGCTCTCGAATACGGTGAACCACTTCGTCTCGCGGATCGAGCCCTATCTCACCAACCTCCAGCCCGTTTACCCAGGGGAGTATATCGAGGGAAAGATTGGGCCAAAGAAAAAACTTCAGGGTACGGTCGCCCGCTCCTCGGATCAGCCCGACACCGAGCGCGCGCTCGATGCGGTCATCACCGGCGTCGTCACCCGCTTCCGCAACCGATCGGGCAACGCCCTCTTCGCGAACGACGAA
Proteins encoded:
- a CDS encoding sulfite oxidase produces the protein MSGREKRSLPTVGDGRLHAEDDRFYREEVFSASRNSALPLEALEKPITPAGMHYVLHHYDVPQPDPAAWRLEVGGLVEKPLSLSLDALRGMPAAAYAAVFECAGNGRAHMAPRRLSQPWFHGGVGCAEWRGVRLRAVLEAAGVKAGAPEILFTGLDEGVQGGERQFYQRSLPVKEAMGEASLLAWEMNGQPLPAAHGAPLRLVVPGWYGMANVKWLGRIEAIGEPFHGYQMDVAYVASKSADAPGARITLMKPRALMAPPGIPVYMSAGGRICDAGEVHIEGKAWSGRARIIRVEVSTDGGASWQAAGLGAARSPHAWAPWFFKWNAAPGRHTLICRATDETGEMQPLDPEWNVEGMINNAVQRVEVEVKSSK
- a CDS encoding RidA family protein encodes the protein MDIEARLKELGLELPPVPVAVANYIPGVVVGEVLFLSGTIGKIGDKLVHKGKLGAALTVEEGYASARLCTLNHLAMAKAVLGDLDRIVRAVRLIGYVNGAPGFTKAPWVVNGASDLLVEVLGEERGRHARAAINVPDLTSDAPVETVLTLQVKPLG
- a CDS encoding ABC transporter ATP-binding protein gives rise to the protein MPPALEVGTKTILEVRDLRTHFHTPEGVVRAVDGMSYSLREGETIGIVGESGCGKTVSALSILALIPQPPGRITGGGIWFEGRDLTKLPVSKLSKIRGNKISMIFQEPMTSLNPVFTIGYQIAEAVMLHQGLRKQAAMDKAAEMLDLVGIPLPRQRVREYPHQLSGGMRQRAMIAMALSCNPQILIADEPTTALDVTIQAQIMELMGKLKEDLGTAIILITHDLGLVAESCHRIVVMYAGKVVEEASAEELFGNPLHPYTVGLLNSIPKLRTRHDEKGRKGRLEEIPGMVPSLHRLPEGCSFNPRCTKVMDQCRTVEPELREVKPGHFVSCLLYE